One genomic window of Camelina sativa cultivar DH55 chromosome 5, Cs, whole genome shotgun sequence includes the following:
- the LOC104786246 gene encoding histone-lysine N-methyltransferase family member SUVH2-like gives MSTVMPFPDLNLMPDSQSSTAGTTAGETVITGNLEVKAEPVEELQTPPSPISDQSASNDHLIAEFVRISKLFRSAFKPWQVEGLDGVSVYGLDSRALVAVPDEEDNRGFVEPPPGLGDNREFGVPPPPKTSFERPRELARVTIPGHDQRKQLRQLVKQTRMVYECLRVHLIAEQRKSQPLLGKGRRGRSDMIAASMMKAKGLWLNYEKHIVGPVAGVEIGDVFFYRMELCVIGLHGQQQAGIDCLTADRSATKEPIATSIIVSGGYEDDEDQGDVLVYTGHGGQDKQHRQCEDQRLVGGNLGMERSMHYGIEVRVIRGIKYENSVTSKVYVYDGLYQIVDCWFAVGKSGYGVFKFKLVRMEGQPRRASAVMRDAQTLRLEPLKVRPHGYVSLDISNKKENVCVFLYNDIDGDQEPIHYEYIAKSIFPPGIFGQGGGINRTGCDCTNACTDDCLCARKNGGEFAYDDNGHLLSGKRVVFECGDFCKCGPGCKSRVTQKGLRKRLEVFRSKDTCWSVRTLDLIEAGSFICEYAGVVVTRHQAEILSMNGDVMVYPGRFTDQWSNWGDLSEVYPDNVRPNYPSLPPLDFAMDVSKMRNVACYISHSKEPNVMVQFVLYDHNHLSFPRVMLFATENIPPMSELSMDYGLADEVTGKLAICN, from the coding sequence ATGAGTACAGTGATGCCATTTCCTGACCTCAACCTAATGCCGGATTCTCAATCTTCAACCGCCGGAACCACAGCCGGCGAAACTGTTATCACCGGAAATCTGGAAGTTAAGGCGGAGCCAGTCGAAGAATTGCAAACTCCACCATCACCTATCTCCGATCAATCAGCCAGTAACGATCATCTCATCGCCGAGTTCGTACGTATCTCCAAGCTCTTCCGCTCCGCATTCAAGCCGTGGCAGGTCGAAGGATTAGACGGAGTCTCCGTTTACGGATTGGATTCCCGTGCGCTCGTTGCTGTACCGGATGAAGAAGATAACCGGGGATTCGTTGAACCGCCTCCGGGATTAGGGGATAACCGGGAATTTGGTGTCCCGCCTCCTCCGAAGACGAGTTTCGAGAGACCAAGAGAGCTGGCGAGAGTTACGATTCCAGGTCATGATCAACGGAAGCAACTCCGGCAACTCGTGAAACAAACTCGGATGGTTTACGAGTGTCTTAGGGTTCATCTAATAGCGGAGCAGAGGAAGTCTCAACCTCTACTTGGTAAGGGGCGTAGAGGGAGGAGCGATATGATAGCTGCGTCTATGATGAAGGCTAAAGGATTGTGGTTAAACTACGAGAAGCACATAGTTGGTCCAGTAGCTGGGGTTGAGATTGGAGATGTTTTCTTCTACAGGATGGAGCTTTGCGTCATTGGTTTACATGGTCAGCAACAAGCTGGGATTGACTGTTTAACGGCTGATCGGAGTGCTACTAAAGAGCCTATAGCTACAAGCATTATTGTATCAGGTGGGtatgaggatgatgaagatcaaGGAGATGTTCTGGTTTATACTGGTCACGGTGGGCAGGATAAGCAACACAGGCAGTGTGAGGACCAGAGGCTTGTAGGTGGGAACCTGGGAATGGAGAGGAGTATGCACTATGGCATTGAGGTACGGGTGATTAGAGGAATTAAGTATGAGAACAGCGTTACCTCGAAGGTGTATGTCTATGATGGTTTGTATCAGATTGTAGATTGCTGGTTTGCTGTTGGGAAGTCCGGTTATGGAGTGTTCAAATTTAAGTTGGTTAGGATGGAAGGGCAACCTAGGAGGGCTAGTGCGGTAATGAGGGATGCACAAACACTTAGACTTGAGCCGTTGAAGGTTAGGCCTCATGGGTATGTTAGCTTAGATATTTCTAACAAGAAGGAGAATGTCTGTGTGTTTCTGTATAATGACATAGATGGGGATCAAGAACCGATACACTATGAGTACATTGCAAAATCTATCTTTCCTCCTGGAATTTTTGGTCAAGGTGGGGGGATCAACAGGACTGGCTGTGATTGTACTAACGCCTGTACAGATGATTGTCTCTGTGCAAGGAAGAACGGTGGTGAGTTTGCATATGATGATAACGGGCATCTATTGAGCGGGAAGCGTGTGGTATTTGAATGTGGGGACTTCTGCAAGTGTGGTCCAGGCTGTAAGAGCCGTGTGACACAAAAGGGATTGAGGAAAAGGCTAGAGGTTTTCAGATCCAAGGATACCTGTTGGAGTGTCAGGACACTCGATCTAATTGAAGCTGGCTCTTTCATATGCGAATACGCAGGTGTTGTTGTCACAAGACATCAAGCTGAGATTCTGTCAATGAATGGGGATGTTATGGTCTATCCTGGTCGCTTCACGGACCAATGGAGTAACTGGGGCGATTTATCTGAAGTGTACCCGGATAACGTTAGGCCGAATTACCCATCTCTCCCTCCACTGGATTTCGCAATGGATGTGTCAAAAATGAGGAACGTGGCTTGCTACATTAGTCACAGCAAAGAACCGAATGTGATGGTGCAGTTTGTTTTGTACGACCATAACCATCTGTCGTTCCCCCGGGTCATGCTCTTTGCAACGGAGAACATCCCACCGATGTCCGAGCTAAGCATGGATTATGGCTTGGCCGATGAGGTGACGGGGAAGCTGGCCATCTGCAACTAG